The following proteins are co-located in the Manihot esculenta cultivar AM560-2 chromosome 9, M.esculenta_v8, whole genome shotgun sequence genome:
- the LOC110622613 gene encoding protein ZINC INDUCED FACILITATOR-LIKE 1 isoform X1 produces MDDNDQERHQPLLTTYYENCPGCQIDLSKETNPRIPFKLLFYVWVIVLCAALPISSLFPFLYFMIRDFHVAKREEDIGYYAGYVGSAYMFGRALTSVLWGAIADRYGRKPVIIFGIITLIIFNTLFGLSTSFWMAISMRFFLGSLSGILGPMRAYASEVCRKEYQALGMSIISTSWGIGLVIGPALGGFLAQPAEKYPNIFSKDSLFGRFPYFLPCLLISIFALGVFVLSCSLPETLHNHKGSDKECNESNSNQRAEMCEGKSLVSEESLLKNWPLMSSIIAYCVFQLHDMAYAELFSLWAVSPRKNGGLSYSTADVGEVLAISGFGLLLFQLFLYPLVERNLGPVMVSRIGAVLTIPLLSSYPFIAMLEGLNLTLLIDCASVLKNVLCVSITTGLFLLQNRAVAQKQRGAANGISMCAMSLFKAIGPAAGGFIFSWAQKRQDAFFLPGDQIVFFILNIVEVIGLLMTFRPFLALPSNNIS; encoded by the exons ATGGATGACAATGATCAAGAAAGGCACCAACCCTTGCTCACCACCTACTATGAGAATTGCCCAGGTTGCCAGATTGATCTCTCCAAAGAGACCAACCCTCGCATTCCCTTCAAGCTTTTATTCTACGTTTGGGTTATTGTGCTTTGCGCag CTTTGCCTATATCATCTCTTTTTCCTTTCCTTTATTTTATG ATAAGGGACTTCCATGTTGCAAAAAGAGAGGAAGATATTGGCTACTATGCTGGTTATGTGG GATCTGCGTATATGTTTGGAAGAGCTTTGACTTCTGTTCTCTGGGGAGCGATTGCGGATCGATATGGTCGAAAACCTGTCATAATATTTGGCATAATTACATT GATTATTTTCAACACACTCTTCGGGCTCAGCACAAGCTTTTGGATGGCAATTTCTATGAGGTTTTTTCTTGGAAGTTTGAGTGGCATACTTGGTCCGATGAGG GCATATGCCTCTGAAGTTTGTAGAAAAGAATATCAAGCTTTAGGAATGTCAATT ATAAGCACATCATGGGGCATTGGATTAGTTATTGGTCCAGCTCTTGGAGGCTTTCTTGCGCAG CCTGCAGAGAAATATCCAAACATTTTTTCCAAGGATTCTCTTTTTGGGAG GTTTCCATACTTCCTACCTTGCCTTTTGATATCAATCTTTGCATTGGGTGTATTTGTTCTTTCTTGTTCACTTCCG GAAACATTGCACAACCATAAAGGAAGTGACAAAGAATGCAATGAGTCTAACTCAAATCAAAGAGCAGAAATGTGTGAAGGAAAAAGCCTAGTTTCTGAAGAAAGCCTGCTGAAAAATTGGCCCTTAATGTCCTCCATTATAGCGTATTGTGTGTTCCAACTTCATGACATGGCCTATGCAGAG CTTTTCTCGTTATGGGCTGTTAGTCCCAGGAAAAATGGGGGATTGAGCTATTCCACTGCAGATGTTGGTGAAGTTCTTGCAATTTCAG GCTTTGGACTGCTGCTCTTTCAGCTATTCTTATACCCACTGGTGGAAAGAAATTTGGGACCTGTCATGGTATCTCGCATAGGAGCA GTCCTGACCATCCCATTGCTGTCTAGCTACCCTTTTATAGCTATGCTAGAAGGCCTCAACCTCACACTACTGATTGACTGTGCATCTGTGCTGAAGAATGTGCTCTGT GTATCAATCACAACAGGATTGTTCCTTCTACAAAATAGAGCTGTG GCACAGAAGCAAAGGGGAGCTGCAAATGGGATTTCAATGTGTGCAATGTCCTTATTCAAGGCGATTGGTCCTGCTGCAGGAGGTTTCAT CTTTTCATGGGCTCAAAAGCGTCAAGATGCTTTCTTTCTACCAG GTgatcaaattgttttcttcatCCTAAACATAGTTGAGGTGATTGGCCTGCTAATGACCTTCAGACCTTTTCTAGCTCTACCATCAAACAATATTTCATAG
- the LOC110622613 gene encoding protein ZINC INDUCED FACILITATOR-LIKE 1 isoform X2, with the protein MDDNDQERHQPLLTTYYENCPGCQIDLSKETNPRIPFKLLFYVWVIVLCAALPISSLFPFLYFMIRDFHVAKREEDIGYYAGYVGSAYMFGRALTSVLWGAIADRYGRKPVIIFGIITLIIFNTLFGLSTSFWMAISMRFFLGSLSGILGPMRAYASEVCRKEYQALGMSIISTSWGIGLVIGPALGGFLAQETLHNHKGSDKECNESNSNQRAEMCEGKSLVSEESLLKNWPLMSSIIAYCVFQLHDMAYAELFSLWAVSPRKNGGLSYSTADVGEVLAISGFGLLLFQLFLYPLVERNLGPVMVSRIGAVLTIPLLSSYPFIAMLEGLNLTLLIDCASVLKNVLCVSITTGLFLLQNRAVAQKQRGAANGISMCAMSLFKAIGPAAGGFIFSWAQKRQDAFFLPGDQIVFFILNIVEVIGLLMTFRPFLALPSNNIS; encoded by the exons ATGGATGACAATGATCAAGAAAGGCACCAACCCTTGCTCACCACCTACTATGAGAATTGCCCAGGTTGCCAGATTGATCTCTCCAAAGAGACCAACCCTCGCATTCCCTTCAAGCTTTTATTCTACGTTTGGGTTATTGTGCTTTGCGCag CTTTGCCTATATCATCTCTTTTTCCTTTCCTTTATTTTATG ATAAGGGACTTCCATGTTGCAAAAAGAGAGGAAGATATTGGCTACTATGCTGGTTATGTGG GATCTGCGTATATGTTTGGAAGAGCTTTGACTTCTGTTCTCTGGGGAGCGATTGCGGATCGATATGGTCGAAAACCTGTCATAATATTTGGCATAATTACATT GATTATTTTCAACACACTCTTCGGGCTCAGCACAAGCTTTTGGATGGCAATTTCTATGAGGTTTTTTCTTGGAAGTTTGAGTGGCATACTTGGTCCGATGAGG GCATATGCCTCTGAAGTTTGTAGAAAAGAATATCAAGCTTTAGGAATGTCAATT ATAAGCACATCATGGGGCATTGGATTAGTTATTGGTCCAGCTCTTGGAGGCTTTCTTGCGCAG GAAACATTGCACAACCATAAAGGAAGTGACAAAGAATGCAATGAGTCTAACTCAAATCAAAGAGCAGAAATGTGTGAAGGAAAAAGCCTAGTTTCTGAAGAAAGCCTGCTGAAAAATTGGCCCTTAATGTCCTCCATTATAGCGTATTGTGTGTTCCAACTTCATGACATGGCCTATGCAGAG CTTTTCTCGTTATGGGCTGTTAGTCCCAGGAAAAATGGGGGATTGAGCTATTCCACTGCAGATGTTGGTGAAGTTCTTGCAATTTCAG GCTTTGGACTGCTGCTCTTTCAGCTATTCTTATACCCACTGGTGGAAAGAAATTTGGGACCTGTCATGGTATCTCGCATAGGAGCA GTCCTGACCATCCCATTGCTGTCTAGCTACCCTTTTATAGCTATGCTAGAAGGCCTCAACCTCACACTACTGATTGACTGTGCATCTGTGCTGAAGAATGTGCTCTGT GTATCAATCACAACAGGATTGTTCCTTCTACAAAATAGAGCTGTG GCACAGAAGCAAAGGGGAGCTGCAAATGGGATTTCAATGTGTGCAATGTCCTTATTCAAGGCGATTGGTCCTGCTGCAGGAGGTTTCAT CTTTTCATGGGCTCAAAAGCGTCAAGATGCTTTCTTTCTACCAG GTgatcaaattgttttcttcatCCTAAACATAGTTGAGGTGATTGGCCTGCTAATGACCTTCAGACCTTTTCTAGCTCTACCATCAAACAATATTTCATAG
- the LOC122724582 gene encoding uncharacterized protein LOC122724582 produces the protein MKHRLQIRLHAPPQAACPRPRAAHSPCRLSICFPVKHRLQIRPHAPPQVACPRPRATHSPRRLPICFPVKHRLQIRPHAPPQAACLRPHAGACTIFRRPFHAGDSSSSIAQRRRLQPNRSGRLFNLPSHALRPCADACTIFWRPFHAGDSSPVGPIACPTRLTLDLLFTGANPSFLADSDSVSMAQSNIAHSSNSFTYLTKSLPIGSWILDSSTSDHISGNPSLFSTLVSPSTPSKVTLANGSQT, from the coding sequence ATGAAGCACCGTCTCCAGATCCGGCTCCACGCGCCACCCCAAGCAGCCTGTCCCCGGCCACGCGCAGCCCATTCTCCATGCCGGCTTTCGATCTGCTTTCCGGTGAAGCACCGCCTCCAGATCCGGCCCCATGCGCCACCCCAAGTAGCCTGTCCCCGACCACGTGCAACCCATTCTCCACGCCGGCTTCCGATCTGCTTTCCGGTGAAGCACCGCCTCCAGATCCGGCCCCATGCGCCACCCCAAGCAGCCTGTCTTCGGCCACACGCCGGCGCGTGCACCATCTTCCGGCGACCGTTTCACGCCGGCGACTCTTCCTCCAGCATCGCCCAGCGCCGGCGACTCCAGCCCAACAGGTCTGGTCGCCTGTTCAATCTGCCTTCACACGCCCTCCGGCCATGTGCGGACGCGTGCACCATCTTCTGGCGACCGTTTCACGCCGGCGACTCTAGCCCAGTAGGTCCGATCGCTTGCCCAACCCGTCTAACGTTGGATTTACTATTCACAGGCGCAAATCCTTCATTTTTGGCAGATTCAGATTCAGTCTCCATGGCCCAATCAAATATTGCCCATTCTAGTAATTCTTTTACTTATCTAACCAAGTCTTTACCCATTGGTTCATGGATCCTCGACTCTAGTACTTCTGATCATATCTCTGGTAATCCCTCTCTTTTCTCTACTCTTGTTTCACCTTCCACACCATCTAAAGTCACATTAGCTAATGGTTCACAAACTTAA